Below is a window of Myxococcales bacterium DNA.
TGCGCTCCGGCTCCGCCAGCGCCAGCTCGTAGAGCCGGTCGGGGGCTCGGGTCTTTTCCACGTGCAAGTAGCCCGCCAGATCCACGCTCAGCACCTCTTCGGGATCACTGCGCCACAGCTCCGGCCGCGCGCCGGGGACCGCGGTCGCCTTCGAGAGGGCCATCAGTGCTGCGCGGACCGCCGCGTCCGGCTCCGGCTGCAGGGCGCCGCGGCTTGCAGCATCGATGGCGTCGAGCCAGCGCGACTGCTCCGGCGCGAGCGAGGACGCCACGCGGCGGGCGATCAAACCAATCAAGATCGAGAGCAACGACGCCGAGAGCACGACCAGCCCGGCGTGTGCCGGGGCGTTGCGCGCGACGAAGCCGGCGACCAAGAGCGTCGGGGCGCCCAAGATCGAGGTCGCCAGGATGCCGCGCAGTGTCCGGCTCACGCTGGTTGGTTCGCGCGTCGCTGCCGCCCAGGTGGCACCGAGCGCCGCAACCAGCACCGCCACTGGCAGCACGCGATCGGGGGCGGCGACGTCGAGCAGCGCTGCTGGCACCGCCACGAAGAGCGCGGTCAGTGCCAGGGCGAGGGCGCCGCTCGCGCGATCCACTGCGCCAAGCTCCAGGCGCCGCAGAATTCGTAGCCGCACGCTGGCCACGACGAACAAGAGCAAGCTTCCGGCAGAAGCACTGGTGGTTGCGTAGTCGATCGCCAGCGGATCGAGCCGGACCATTTGCTCTGGCAAGATCGCGCGGGTCGCCGGCGCGGCGACCGCGATGGCCCAGAGGAAGGCCGCGAACAATGCGGCATCCAGCGAGCGGGTCGCGCGCGGCGCAGTCATCAGGCCGCCGAGCGACGCAATCCGGCTGAGGCCCACGAGCGCCGCGACCGTCGCCGTGCCCACACCCACGTTCGCGACCGCGTCCAGACCCGCGCGACCTGCGCTGCCCGTGCGCGCAGCGATCCAGAGCGCCGCGCCCCAGGCCACGGCTCGCACCACCCGGCGTGCGGCGAGCTCGGTGTGGTCCTCGCCGCTGCGCGGTGTCTCGGTGCGGCGCCACACGACCGCGAGGGTTGCAACCAGAACCAGGAGTGCCACCCAAGGCGTGGCGCCACCTCGGGTCGACATTGCCCCGAAGCACACGTACGCCACGGCGGCGGCGGGCAGAACGAAGCTCTTCAACGAGAGTCCCAAGGCATTGTCCGGTGCGACGAACCCGGAGAGGTTCTGCCGGGTAAAGGGCGAGAAAATCGGTCTCGAGGGGGGTCACCCGGCCGACCCGGGGACAGGATCCCTCCGAAACCGCGGCTCCGGCTACTTTTTAGGCTCCGCCGGCGGTGCGGCCTCGGCCTCGGCGAGCTTCACGAAGCGCTGCTCGGGGCCCGACGGTGTGTACATCTGGATCACCAGCAGCCCGCTGCTTCCACTGGGGACGAAGCCGTGCTTTTCGCCAGGCGCGATGTCGAAGACGACCCCGGGCTCGACCGCGTGGTCCTTGCCCGCGAGCTGCATCGTGCCCGCACCAGCGAGCACCGCGAGGTGCTCCCAGGTCGGGTGGTCGTGCAGCTTGATCTCGGCGGTCTTGGAGCTCGAGAGCACTGCCCAGCTCCCCGGGATCGGGGGCTCTCCACCAAAGGCGATGCGCGCGTGGATCGAGCCGTGGGCAAAACTCAGGTCCTTCGCCGCGCCGAGGGCGACCTGTGCCAGCGGTGCCGGCCGCTTGCGCCAGCGAACCTCGAAGGCCTTCTTCTCCAGCCGCTCGAGGGCGGTGGCCAGGGTGCCGTTTTTTGCCGCCACTCCCAAGACGAGCTTGGCGCCCTCCTTGCCGGCCTTGATACTGATGCCGAGACCCGGAGCACGCAGCGCTCCCCAGGTCTCGAGCTTGACCGCTCCGCCGTCGTCCCCGCTGCCCAGCGCATCTCCGGCGAGTGCAACCGCAAACAGCTCGAGCTCGTGGTCCCGCGGAAGGGTCACGATGCTGCCCGGTCCGAGCTCTTCCAGCCACATCGTTCCCGGAGAGTCCTGCCCGCCCGTCGCCGTCTTGGCGAACGCGGGGTCCGGCAACACCTTCGTGAGCTTGCACTGTTTGTCCTTGCACGCGTGTGTTCGCGCGAGCGCCGCCGGAGGCGCGGCAGGCAACGAGCCGTCGATGACAACAGCGGGGGCTGGCTCCGCCTGTGTCGGCGTGGATTGCTCGGCCGGTTCGTCGCTCTCTTCGGGTAGCGGGATGAACGGCAGCCCGTCCCGCGGTCCGGGTGGCGGCCAGACCGACACCGGAGCGGTCGGTGAGCAGGCAATCAGGGTGAGGCCAGCGGAAATCAGCAACAGAGCGCGCAACATCGCGCCAGCGTGGCGCGCTTGGCCCGGGCGGGCAAGAGCCGGCTCCGCCGCCATCCGTCGTCGTTCCGTCGACGGCGGACACGCCGGAGCCCACGATTGAGCGTTGCAGGCGCGTCCGCCAAAGGGGACACTGCTCAGACGATTCGTACCGCGCTCGGCTCGCCCGGAGGGGGAGCCCAGGTAGCTCATGAAAAAAAACTACGTCCTCGACACGAACGTCCTTCTGCACGACCCGTACGCAATCTTCAAGTTCGAGGACAACGACCTGATTCTCCCGATTTACGTGCTGGAGGAGATCGATCAGTTCAAGCGCGACAACGCCGAGCGCGGCCGCAACGCGCGCACCGTTTCCCGGCTGCTCGACGCGCAGCGTGAGAAATACGGAAGCCTCTCGGAAGGGGTGAAGACCGGCGAGGGCGGTACCCTCCGCGTGTACGTTCCGAGTTCGCGTCCCGAGGTGAAGATCGCACTTCGACCCTCGTCTGGCGACCACGCGATCTTGCAGTGTGCGGTCGAGCTCAGGGAGCAATACCCCGACCGTCCGACCATCTTCGTGACCATGGACGTGAACCTGCGGATCCGCGCCGACGCGTTCGGTTTGCGCACCGAGGCCTACGAGAACCAATCCGTCGACGTCGAGCACCTGGACGACGGCGTAGTCGAGCTGCCGATCACGGCGGCGGAGATGGACCGCTTCTTCGAGTCGGGCGTGCTCGCGGCGAACGGCCAGGCAAACCTGTACGCGAACGTTTGTATCTTGCTGCGCGACGACAGCCCGCGGCAACGCACGGGGCTCGCCCGCTACCAGGCCGAAAAGGGTGAAATTCGGGCGCTCCGCACGCCGCGCGAGGGGCTGATGGGGATCCGCCCGCGCAACAAGGAGCAGAGCTTCGCCCTCGACCTGTTGCTCGATGACTCCATCCGCTTGGTCACCATGGTGGGCAAGGCCGGCACGGGAAAGACGCTGCTGGCCCTCGCGGCGGGACTTCGGCGCTGCGTCGACGATGGGGCCTACGCACGGCTGTTGGTCAGCCGCCCCGTGATGCCCATGGGGCGTGATCTCGGATTTCTGCCCGGCGACATCGAAGAGAAGCTGAACCCCTGGATGCAGCCCATCTTCGACAACCTCGAGTTTCTGCTGGTCGCAGGGGGCGGCAAACGTCGCGGCATGCGCGGGTTCGAAGAGTTGATGGACTCGGGGCAGCTGCAGGTCGAACCGCTGACCTACATTCGCGGGCGCAGCCTACCGCAGCAGTACGTGATCGTGGACGAGGCCCAGAACCTGACGCCTCACGAGGTCAAGACGGTGATCACGCGCTGCGGCGAGGGCACCAAGATTGTGCTGACGGGCGACCCGTATCAGATCGACAATCCCTACGTCGACAGCGCCACCAATGGCCTGAGTGTCGCCGTCGATCGTCTGCGTGGTGAGAACATCACCGGGCACATGCTGCTCTCGAAGGGCGAACGGAGCGAGCTGGCAAACATCGCAGCGAACAAGCTAT
It encodes the following:
- a CDS encoding PhoH family protein, which codes for MKKNYVLDTNVLLHDPYAIFKFEDNDLILPIYVLEEIDQFKRDNAERGRNARTVSRLLDAQREKYGSLSEGVKTGEGGTLRVYVPSSRPEVKIALRPSSGDHAILQCAVELREQYPDRPTIFVTMDVNLRIRADAFGLRTEAYENQSVDVEHLDDGVVELPITAAEMDRFFESGVLAANGQANLYANVCILLRDDSPRQRTGLARYQAEKGEIRALRTPREGLMGIRPRNKEQSFALDLLLDDSIRLVTMVGKAGTGKTLLALAAGLRRCVDDGAYARLLVSRPVMPMGRDLGFLPGDIEEKLNPWMQPIFDNLEFLLVAGGGKRRGMRGFEELMDSGQLQVEPLTYIRGRSLPQQYVIVDEAQNLTPHEVKTVITRCGEGTKIVLTGDPYQIDNPYVDSATNGLSVAVDRLRGENITGHMLLSKGERSELANIAANKL
- a CDS encoding AraC family ligand binding domain-containing protein gives rise to the protein MLRALLLISAGLTLIACSPTAPVSVWPPPGPRDGLPFIPLPEESDEPAEQSTPTQAEPAPAVVIDGSLPAAPPAALARTHACKDKQCKLTKVLPDPAFAKTATGGQDSPGTMWLEELGPGSIVTLPRDHELELFAVALAGDALGSGDDGGAVKLETWGALRAPGLGISIKAGKEGAKLVLGVAAKNGTLATALERLEKKAFEVRWRKRPAPLAQVALGAAKDLSFAHGSIHARIAFGGEPPIPGSWAVLSSSKTAEIKLHDHPTWEHLAVLAGAGTMQLAGKDHAVEPGVVFDIAPGEKHGFVPSGSSGLLVIQMYTPSGPEQRFVKLAEAEAAPPAEPKK